A window from Manis javanica isolate MJ-LG chromosome 10, MJ_LKY, whole genome shotgun sequence encodes these proteins:
- the MAPK8IP2 gene encoding C-Jun-amino-terminal kinase-interacting protein 2 isoform X1, whose translation MADRAEMFSLSTFHSLSPPGCRPPQDISLEEFDDEDLSEITDDCGLGLSYDSDPCEKDGLSLGRPEQPHPICSFQDDFQEFEMIDDNEDEDEEDEDEDEEGEEEEGGPGSAAPAPEAPFPSPSPEEPHKHRPTTLRLPPLGAQDSLNNNGSFAPAPPASWQETGLRSPRREAPTEPPGHAGCDDDGNRPGEPLAPQGGASPSSDPGIEADLGSRSSGGRGGRRSSQELSSPGSDSEGEAGQAGRVRGAPPGRMISSISETELELSSDGGSSSGRSSHLTNSIEEASSPASEPEPEPEPPRRPAFLPVGPEDTNSEYESGSESEPDLSEDADSPWLLSNLVSRMIAEGSSPVRCPGQCLSPALRPSGGLVSPAGEAPEAAAGPGGVELVDMETLCGPPPPAPPGPRPGPAQPGPCLFLSNPTRDTITPLWAAPGRGVRPGRPCSAACSEDEDEEEDEEDAEGQLGPPGTRAAGPAAALDASLVYDAVKYTLVVDEHTQLELVSLRRCAGLGTGSEDDSAGEASEEEMGATPLGGGQAAGDASPDSPGLTFSKKFLNVFVNSTSRSSSTESFGLFSCLVNGEEREQTHRAVFRFIPRHPDELELDVDDPVLVEAEEDDFWFRGFNMRTGERGVFPAFYAHAVPGPAKDLLGSKRSPCWVERFDVQFLGSVEVPCHQGNGILCAAMQKIATARKLTVHLRPPASCDLEISLRGVKLSLSGGPEFQHCSHFFQMKNISFCGCHPRNSCYFGFITKHPLLSRFACHVFVSQESMRPVAQSVGRAFLEYYQEHLEYACPTEDIYLE comes from the exons ATGGCGGATCGGGCGGAGatgttttctctttccacctTCCATTCGCTGTCGCCACCGGGCTGCAG GCCTCCCCAGGACATAAGCCTGGAGGAGTTTGACGACGAAGACCTGTCCGAGATCACCGATGACTGCGGCCTGGGCCTCAGCTACGACTCAGACCCCTGCGAGAAG GACGGCCTCTCCCTAGGGCGCCCGGAGCAGCCACACCCCATCTGCTCCTTCCAGGATGACTTCCAGGAGTTTGAGATGATCGACGACAACGAGGACGAGGACGAGGAGGACGAGGACGAGGacgaggagggggaggaggaggaggggggcccTGGCTCTGCGGCCCCTGCCCCCGAGGCCCCGTTTCCCAGCCCCTCCCCGGAGGAGCCCCACAAGCACCGGCCCACCACGCTCCGCCTGCCCCCGCTGGGAGCCCAG GACTCCCTGAACAACAACGGAAGCTTCGCCCCTGCGCCCCCAGCGTCCTGGCAGGAGACCGGGCTCCGCTCGCCCCGCCGGGAGGCCCCCACCG AGCCGCCCGGGCACGCAGGCTGCGACGACGACGGGAACCGGCCGGGGGAGCCCCTGGCGCCCCAAGGTGGGGCCTCGCCCTCCTCAGACCCGGGCATCGAGGCCGACCTGGGCAGCCGCTCCAGCGGAGGCCGCGGGGGCAGGCGCAGCAGCCAGGAGCTGTCGTCGCCCGGCTCCGACTCGGAGGGGGAGGCCGGGCAGGCGGGGCGCGTGCGGGGCGCGCCCCCGGGCCGCATGATCTCGTCCATCTCCGAGACGGAGCTGGAGCTGAGCAGCGACGGCGGCAGCAGCAGCGGCCGCTCCTCGCACCTCACCAACTCCATCGAGGAGGCCTCCTCGCCCGCCTCCGAGCCCGAGCCCGAGCCCGAGCCCCCGCGCCGGCCCGCCTTCCTGCCCGTGGGCCCCGAGGACACCAACAGCGAGTACGAGTCGGGCTCCGAGTCGGAGCCGGACCTCAGCGAGGACGCCGACTCGCCCTGGCTGCTCAGCAACCTCGTGAGCCGCATGATCGCCGAGGGCTCCTCGCCCGTCCGCTGCCCCGGCCAGTGCCTGTCCCCCGCGCTGCGCCCCTCGGGGGGGCTGGTGTCGCCGGCCGGCGAGGCCCCCGAGGCGGCCGCGGGGCCGGGCGGCGTGGAGCTGGTGGACATGGAGACGCTGTGCGGGCCGCCACCCCCTGCGCCCCCCGGGCCCCGGCCGGGCCCCGCGCAGCCCGGGCCCTGCCTCTTCCTTAGCAACCCCACCCGCGACACCATCACGCCGCTCTGGGCTGCTCCCGGCCGCGGCGTCCGCCCGGGCCGCCCCTGCTCGGCCGCCTGCTCGGAGgacgaggacgaggaggaggacgaggaggacgcCGAGGGCCAGCTGGGCCCCCCCGGCACCCGGGCCGCGGGCCCCGCCGCCGCGCTGGACGCCTCGCTGGTGTACGACGCGGTCAAGTACACCCTGGTGGTGGACGAGCACACGCAGCTGGAGCTGGTGAGCCTGCGGCGCTGCGCCGGCCTGGGCACCGGCAGCGAGGACGACAGCGCCGGCGAGGCCAGCGAGGAGGAGATGGGGGCCACGCCGCTCGGTGGCGGGCAGGCCGCAGGGGACGCCTCCCCGGACAGCCCCGGCCTCACCTTCTCCAAGAAGTTCCTCAACGTCTTTGTCAACAGCACATCCCGGTCTTCCA GCACGGAGTCCTTTGGCCTTTTTTCCTGCCTGGTcaatggggaggagagagagcaaACCCATCGGGCTGTCTTCAG GTTCATCCCCCGCCACCCTGATGAGCTGGAGCTGGATGTGGACGACCCAGTGCTTGTGGAGGCCGAGGAGGATGACTTCTGGTTCCGTGGCTTTAACATGCGCACGGGCGAGCGTGGGGTCTTCCCTGCCTTCTACGCCCATGCAGTGCCTGGACCTGCCAAGGACCTGCTGG GGAGCAAGCGGAGTCCCTGCTGGGTGGAGCGTTTTGATGTGCAGTTCCTGGGCTCAGTGGAGGTGCCCTGTCACCAGGGCAATGGCATTCTGTGCGCAGCCATGCAGAAG ATTGCCACTGCCCGGAAACTGACCGTCCACCTACGTCCTCCTGCCTCCTGTGACCTTGAGATTTCTCTTCGGGGGGTCAAGCTGAGTCTAAGTGGAGGACCTGAG TTCCAGCACTGCAGCCACTTCTTCCAGATGAAGAACATCTCGTTCTGTGGCTGCCACCCCCGCAATAGCTG CTACTTTGGCTTCATTACCAAACACCCTCTGCTGAGCCGCTTTGCCTGTCACGTCTTTGTGTCCCAGGAGTCCATGAGGCCTGTGGCCCAGAGTGTGGG CCGAGCCTTCCTGGAGTATTACCAGGAGCACCTGGAGTACGCCTGCCCCACAGAGGACATCTACCTGGAGTAG
- the MAPK8IP2 gene encoding C-Jun-amino-terminal kinase-interacting protein 2 isoform X2, producing MIDDNEDEDEEDEDEDEEGEEEEGGPGSAAPAPEAPFPSPSPEEPHKHRPTTLRLPPLGAQDSLNNNGSFAPAPPASWQETGLRSPRREAPTEPPGHAGCDDDGNRPGEPLAPQGGASPSSDPGIEADLGSRSSGGRGGRRSSQELSSPGSDSEGEAGQAGRVRGAPPGRMISSISETELELSSDGGSSSGRSSHLTNSIEEASSPASEPEPEPEPPRRPAFLPVGPEDTNSEYESGSESEPDLSEDADSPWLLSNLVSRMIAEGSSPVRCPGQCLSPALRPSGGLVSPAGEAPEAAAGPGGVELVDMETLCGPPPPAPPGPRPGPAQPGPCLFLSNPTRDTITPLWAAPGRGVRPGRPCSAACSEDEDEEEDEEDAEGQLGPPGTRAAGPAAALDASLVYDAVKYTLVVDEHTQLELVSLRRCAGLGTGSEDDSAGEASEEEMGATPLGGGQAAGDASPDSPGLTFSKKFLNVFVNSTSRSSSTESFGLFSCLVNGEEREQTHRAVFRFIPRHPDELELDVDDPVLVEAEEDDFWFRGFNMRTGERGVFPAFYAHAVPGPAKDLLGSKRSPCWVERFDVQFLGSVEVPCHQGNGILCAAMQKIATARKLTVHLRPPASCDLEISLRGVKLSLSGGPEFQHCSHFFQMKNISFCGCHPRNSCYFGFITKHPLLSRFACHVFVSQESMRPVAQSVGRAFLEYYQEHLEYACPTEDIYLE from the exons ATGATCGACGACAACGAGGACGAGGACGAGGAGGACGAGGACGAGGacgaggagggggaggaggaggaggggggcccTGGCTCTGCGGCCCCTGCCCCCGAGGCCCCGTTTCCCAGCCCCTCCCCGGAGGAGCCCCACAAGCACCGGCCCACCACGCTCCGCCTGCCCCCGCTGGGAGCCCAG GACTCCCTGAACAACAACGGAAGCTTCGCCCCTGCGCCCCCAGCGTCCTGGCAGGAGACCGGGCTCCGCTCGCCCCGCCGGGAGGCCCCCACCG AGCCGCCCGGGCACGCAGGCTGCGACGACGACGGGAACCGGCCGGGGGAGCCCCTGGCGCCCCAAGGTGGGGCCTCGCCCTCCTCAGACCCGGGCATCGAGGCCGACCTGGGCAGCCGCTCCAGCGGAGGCCGCGGGGGCAGGCGCAGCAGCCAGGAGCTGTCGTCGCCCGGCTCCGACTCGGAGGGGGAGGCCGGGCAGGCGGGGCGCGTGCGGGGCGCGCCCCCGGGCCGCATGATCTCGTCCATCTCCGAGACGGAGCTGGAGCTGAGCAGCGACGGCGGCAGCAGCAGCGGCCGCTCCTCGCACCTCACCAACTCCATCGAGGAGGCCTCCTCGCCCGCCTCCGAGCCCGAGCCCGAGCCCGAGCCCCCGCGCCGGCCCGCCTTCCTGCCCGTGGGCCCCGAGGACACCAACAGCGAGTACGAGTCGGGCTCCGAGTCGGAGCCGGACCTCAGCGAGGACGCCGACTCGCCCTGGCTGCTCAGCAACCTCGTGAGCCGCATGATCGCCGAGGGCTCCTCGCCCGTCCGCTGCCCCGGCCAGTGCCTGTCCCCCGCGCTGCGCCCCTCGGGGGGGCTGGTGTCGCCGGCCGGCGAGGCCCCCGAGGCGGCCGCGGGGCCGGGCGGCGTGGAGCTGGTGGACATGGAGACGCTGTGCGGGCCGCCACCCCCTGCGCCCCCCGGGCCCCGGCCGGGCCCCGCGCAGCCCGGGCCCTGCCTCTTCCTTAGCAACCCCACCCGCGACACCATCACGCCGCTCTGGGCTGCTCCCGGCCGCGGCGTCCGCCCGGGCCGCCCCTGCTCGGCCGCCTGCTCGGAGgacgaggacgaggaggaggacgaggaggacgcCGAGGGCCAGCTGGGCCCCCCCGGCACCCGGGCCGCGGGCCCCGCCGCCGCGCTGGACGCCTCGCTGGTGTACGACGCGGTCAAGTACACCCTGGTGGTGGACGAGCACACGCAGCTGGAGCTGGTGAGCCTGCGGCGCTGCGCCGGCCTGGGCACCGGCAGCGAGGACGACAGCGCCGGCGAGGCCAGCGAGGAGGAGATGGGGGCCACGCCGCTCGGTGGCGGGCAGGCCGCAGGGGACGCCTCCCCGGACAGCCCCGGCCTCACCTTCTCCAAGAAGTTCCTCAACGTCTTTGTCAACAGCACATCCCGGTCTTCCA GCACGGAGTCCTTTGGCCTTTTTTCCTGCCTGGTcaatggggaggagagagagcaaACCCATCGGGCTGTCTTCAG GTTCATCCCCCGCCACCCTGATGAGCTGGAGCTGGATGTGGACGACCCAGTGCTTGTGGAGGCCGAGGAGGATGACTTCTGGTTCCGTGGCTTTAACATGCGCACGGGCGAGCGTGGGGTCTTCCCTGCCTTCTACGCCCATGCAGTGCCTGGACCTGCCAAGGACCTGCTGG GGAGCAAGCGGAGTCCCTGCTGGGTGGAGCGTTTTGATGTGCAGTTCCTGGGCTCAGTGGAGGTGCCCTGTCACCAGGGCAATGGCATTCTGTGCGCAGCCATGCAGAAG ATTGCCACTGCCCGGAAACTGACCGTCCACCTACGTCCTCCTGCCTCCTGTGACCTTGAGATTTCTCTTCGGGGGGTCAAGCTGAGTCTAAGTGGAGGACCTGAG TTCCAGCACTGCAGCCACTTCTTCCAGATGAAGAACATCTCGTTCTGTGGCTGCCACCCCCGCAATAGCTG CTACTTTGGCTTCATTACCAAACACCCTCTGCTGAGCCGCTTTGCCTGTCACGTCTTTGTGTCCCAGGAGTCCATGAGGCCTGTGGCCCAGAGTGTGGG CCGAGCCTTCCTGGAGTATTACCAGGAGCACCTGGAGTACGCCTGCCCCACAGAGGACATCTACCTGGAGTAG
- the ARSA gene encoding arylsulfatase A isoform X2: MVPVWALTVALAAGLATASPPNVLLIFADDLGYGDLSSYGHPSSTTPNLDQLAAGGLRFTDFYVPVSLCTPSRAALLTGRLPVRMGLYPGVLEPSSRGGLPLEEVTLAEVLAARGYLTGIAGKWHLGVGPEGAFLPLHQGFHRFLGIPYSHDQHTHYPQFSGQSFAGRSGRGPFGDSLMELDAAVGALMEAVGDLGLLRETLVIFTADNGPETMRMSHGGCAGLLRCGKGTTFEGGVREPALAFWPGHISPGVTHELASSLDLLPTLASLTGAPLPNVTLDGVDFSPLLLGTGKSPRQSLFFYSAYPDEVHGVFAVRSGKYKAHFFTQGSAHSDTTADPACHASSPLTAHEPPLLFDLSEDPGENYNLLGSVAKIAPEALQALKQLQLLKAQFDASVTFSPSQMARGKDPALQVCCQPSCTPWPSCCYCPEPQA; encoded by the exons ATGGTGCCAGTCTGGGCCCTCACGGTGGCTCTGGCTGCAGGCCTGGCCACTGCCAGCCCTCCCAACGTGTTGCTGATCTTCGCTGATGACCTGGGCTATGGGGACTTGAGCTCCTATGGGCACCCCAGTTCCACCACCCCCAACCTGGACCAGCTGGCTGCTGGGGGCCTGCGGTTCACCGACTTCTATGTGCCCGTGTCTCTGTGCACGCCTTCTCG GGCCGCCCTCCTGACCGGCCGGCTCCCGGTCCGCATGGGCCTGTACCCTGGAGTTCTGGAGCCCAGTTCCAGAGGGGGCCTGCCCCTGGAGGAGGTGACCCTGGCTGAGGTCCTGGCTGCCAGAGGCTATCTCACAGGGATAGCTGGCAAGTGGCAtcttggggtggggcctgaggggGCCTTTCTGCCCCTGCACCAGGGCTTCCATCGATTCCTGGGCATCCCATACTCCCATGACCAG CACACCCACTACCCTCAGTTCAGTGGGCAGAGCTTTGCAGGGCGCTCAGGCCGTGGACCATTTGGGGACTCCCTGATGGAGCTGGATGCGGCTGTGGGGGCCCTGATGGAGGCTGTGGGGGACCTGGGGCTGCTCCGAGAGACGCTGGTCATCTTCACCGCAGACAACGG ACCCGAGACCATGCGGATGTCCCATGGCGGCTGCGCAGGCCTTCTGCGGTGTGGGAAAGGCACCACCTTTGAGGGCGGCGTCCGGGAGCCTGCCCTGGCCTTCTGGCCAGGCCACATCTCTCCTG GCGTGACCCATGAGCTGGCCAGCTCCCTGGACCTCCTGCCCACACTGGCATCCCTGACCGGGGCCCCACTGCCCAATGTCACCTTGGATGGTGTTGACTTCAGCCCCCTGCTTCTGGGCACAGGCAAG AGCCCCCGGCAGTCTCTGTTTTTCTACTCGGCCTACCCTGATGAGGTCCATGGGGTCTTTGCTGTGCGTAGTGGGAAGTACAAGGCTCACTTCTTCACCCAGG gttctGCCCACAGTGACACCACTGCGGACCCCGCCTGCCACGCTTCTAGCCCTCTGACTGCCCATGAGCCCCCGCTGCTCTTTGACCTGTCTGAGGACCCCGGTGAGAACTACAACCTTCTGGGGAGTGTGGCTAAGATTGCCCCAGAAGCACTGCAGGCGCTGAAGCAGCTTCAGCTGCTCAAGGCTCAGTTTGATGCTTCTGTGACCTTCAGCCCCAGCCAGATGGCCCGGGGCAAGGACCCTGCCCTGCAGGTCTGCTGTCAGCCCAGCTGCACCCCTTGGCCATCCTGCTGTTACTGCCCAGAGCCTCAGGCCTGa
- the ARSA gene encoding arylsulfatase A isoform X1 has product MVPVWALTVALAAGLATASPPNVLLIFADDLGYGDLSSYGHPSSTTPNLDQLAAGGLRFTDFYVPVSLCTPSRAALLTGRLPVRMGLYPGVLEPSSRGGLPLEEVTLAEVLAARGYLTGIAGKWHLGVGPEGAFLPLHQGFHRFLGIPYSHDQGPCQNLTCFPPATACDGSCDQGLVPIPLLANLSVEAQPPWLPGLEARYLAFARDLMADAQRQGRPFFLYYASHHTHYPQFSGQSFAGRSGRGPFGDSLMELDAAVGALMEAVGDLGLLRETLVIFTADNGPETMRMSHGGCAGLLRCGKGTTFEGGVREPALAFWPGHISPGVTHELASSLDLLPTLASLTGAPLPNVTLDGVDFSPLLLGTGKSPRQSLFFYSAYPDEVHGVFAVRSGKYKAHFFTQGSAHSDTTADPACHASSPLTAHEPPLLFDLSEDPGENYNLLGSVAKIAPEALQALKQLQLLKAQFDASVTFSPSQMARGKDPALQVCCQPSCTPWPSCCYCPEPQA; this is encoded by the exons ATGGTGCCAGTCTGGGCCCTCACGGTGGCTCTGGCTGCAGGCCTGGCCACTGCCAGCCCTCCCAACGTGTTGCTGATCTTCGCTGATGACCTGGGCTATGGGGACTTGAGCTCCTATGGGCACCCCAGTTCCACCACCCCCAACCTGGACCAGCTGGCTGCTGGGGGCCTGCGGTTCACCGACTTCTATGTGCCCGTGTCTCTGTGCACGCCTTCTCG GGCCGCCCTCCTGACCGGCCGGCTCCCGGTCCGCATGGGCCTGTACCCTGGAGTTCTGGAGCCCAGTTCCAGAGGGGGCCTGCCCCTGGAGGAGGTGACCCTGGCTGAGGTCCTGGCTGCCAGAGGCTATCTCACAGGGATAGCTGGCAAGTGGCAtcttggggtggggcctgaggggGCCTTTCTGCCCCTGCACCAGGGCTTCCATCGATTCCTGGGCATCCCATACTCCCATGACCAG GGCCCTTGCCAGAACCTGACTTGCTTCCCGCCGGCCACCGCCTGTGACGGCAGCTGTGACCAAGGCCTGGTCCCCATCCCACTGCTGGCCAACCTGTCTGTGGAGGCGCAGCCTCCCTGGCTGCCTGGGCTGGAGGCCCGCTACCTGGCCTTTGCTCGAGACCTCATGGCTGATGCCCAGCGTCAGGGCCGCCCATTCTTCTTGTACTATGCCTCCCAT CACACCCACTACCCTCAGTTCAGTGGGCAGAGCTTTGCAGGGCGCTCAGGCCGTGGACCATTTGGGGACTCCCTGATGGAGCTGGATGCGGCTGTGGGGGCCCTGATGGAGGCTGTGGGGGACCTGGGGCTGCTCCGAGAGACGCTGGTCATCTTCACCGCAGACAACGG ACCCGAGACCATGCGGATGTCCCATGGCGGCTGCGCAGGCCTTCTGCGGTGTGGGAAAGGCACCACCTTTGAGGGCGGCGTCCGGGAGCCTGCCCTGGCCTTCTGGCCAGGCCACATCTCTCCTG GCGTGACCCATGAGCTGGCCAGCTCCCTGGACCTCCTGCCCACACTGGCATCCCTGACCGGGGCCCCACTGCCCAATGTCACCTTGGATGGTGTTGACTTCAGCCCCCTGCTTCTGGGCACAGGCAAG AGCCCCCGGCAGTCTCTGTTTTTCTACTCGGCCTACCCTGATGAGGTCCATGGGGTCTTTGCTGTGCGTAGTGGGAAGTACAAGGCTCACTTCTTCACCCAGG gttctGCCCACAGTGACACCACTGCGGACCCCGCCTGCCACGCTTCTAGCCCTCTGACTGCCCATGAGCCCCCGCTGCTCTTTGACCTGTCTGAGGACCCCGGTGAGAACTACAACCTTCTGGGGAGTGTGGCTAAGATTGCCCCAGAAGCACTGCAGGCGCTGAAGCAGCTTCAGCTGCTCAAGGCTCAGTTTGATGCTTCTGTGACCTTCAGCCCCAGCCAGATGGCCCGGGGCAAGGACCCTGCCCTGCAGGTCTGCTGTCAGCCCAGCTGCACCCCTTGGCCATCCTGCTGTTACTGCCCAGAGCCTCAGGCCTGa